A window of Roseovarius sp. THAF27 contains these coding sequences:
- a CDS encoding PQQ-dependent catabolism-associated CXXCW motif protein, producing MDHYRAPVPATLEGGTVIDAEEAHALWEADEAAFIDVLPRAPKPDNLPEGTIWRDKPRPSIPGAIWLPNVGYGALADITADYFRAGLDHATGGDPDRPVVFFCLADCWMSWNAAKRAIEWNHSQVYWFPDGTDGWAFQDFPLKEIKPFPAP from the coding sequence ATGGACCATTACCGCGCCCCTGTGCCAGCCACGCTTGAGGGCGGCACCGTCATCGACGCCGAAGAAGCCCATGCCCTGTGGGAAGCTGACGAAGCTGCCTTCATCGACGTCCTGCCCCGCGCACCCAAGCCCGATAACCTGCCCGAGGGCACCATCTGGCGCGACAAGCCGCGCCCCAGCATCCCCGGCGCGATCTGGCTGCCCAACGTGGGCTACGGCGCGCTGGCCGATATCACCGCCGATTATTTCCGCGCTGGCCTCGACCACGCCACGGGTGGCGACCCGGACCGCCCGGTCGTGTTCTTCTGCCTGGCCGACTGCTGGATGAGCTGGAATGCCGCAAAACGTGCGATCGAATGGAACCATTCGCAGGTCTACTGGTTCCCCGATGGTACGGACGGGTGGGCGTTTCAGGATTTTCCGTTGAAAGAAATCAAGCCTTTCCCCGCCCCCTGA
- a CDS encoding quinoprotein dehydrogenase-associated SoxYZ-like carrier, whose product MIATSMRALSALCLMAVPALAGTWEDLSAEIYGERALLDGTQVIAIDAPYRTGNDARTQLAAQVVAPEGAEIASVTLVIDENPMPVSAVFDLDSPLPAFFFDVTMRINGPTPMHVVAETTDGRLFVAEAFVKTSGQGACAAPPGTDPELALETLGQMEIELAGRLTGLGQSAADKLANRLNRMDVDISHPSHSGMQMDQITLLFLPMRYVETVEIDLDGAGYVKMTGSISLSENPQVALSVPSRAQAVDVTMTDTDGTVTHAHKKLTGY is encoded by the coding sequence ATGATCGCAACATCCATGCGCGCGTTGAGTGCGCTGTGCCTGATGGCGGTGCCGGCATTGGCCGGGACATGGGAGGATCTGAGCGCCGAGATCTATGGCGAGCGGGCGCTCTTGGACGGCACACAGGTGATTGCCATCGACGCGCCGTATCGGACGGGCAACGACGCGCGCACGCAGCTGGCGGCGCAGGTGGTGGCGCCGGAGGGGGCCGAGATTGCCAGCGTGACGCTGGTGATCGACGAGAACCCGATGCCGGTCTCGGCGGTGTTTGACCTGGATTCCCCGCTGCCGGCGTTCTTTTTCGACGTGACCATGCGGATCAACGGGCCGACACCGATGCATGTCGTGGCCGAGACGACCGACGGACGGCTGTTCGTTGCCGAGGCCTTCGTCAAGACCTCGGGGCAGGGGGCCTGCGCGGCGCCGCCGGGCACCGATCCGGAGCTTGCGCTGGAAACACTGGGACAGATGGAAATCGAATTGGCCGGGCGTCTGACGGGCCTGGGGCAGAGTGCGGCGGACAAGCTGGCGAACCGTCTGAACCGGATGGACGTGGACATTTCGCACCCGTCGCATTCGGGGATGCAGATGGACCAGATCACGCTGCTGTTCTTGCCCATGCGCTATGTCGAGACGGTCGAGATCGACCTGGACGGCGCGGGATATGTCAAGATGACGGGGTCGATTTCGCTGTCGGAGAACCCGCAGGTGGCGCTGTCGGTGCCGAGCCGGGCGCAGGCGGTGGACGTGACCATGACGGATACCGATGGCACCGTCACCCACGCGCACAAGAAACTGACAGGATACTGA